One genomic region from Ovis canadensis isolate MfBH-ARS-UI-01 breed Bighorn chromosome 6, ARS-UI_OviCan_v2, whole genome shotgun sequence encodes:
- the SPON2 gene encoding spondin-2 isoform X1 — MGAPRPVFPWGAALWAFLLASLGGAAGQPLGAEPMCTAQPLARYSVTFTGKWSQASFPKQYPLFRPPAQWSSLLGAAHSSDYSLWRKDQYVSNGLREFAERGEAWALMREMEAAGERLQSVHGVFSAPAVPSGTGQTSAELEAHARHSLVSFVVRIVPSPDWFVGVDSLDLCDRGSWREQVAVDLYPYDAGTDSGFTFSSPNFATVPQDTVTEITASSPSHPANSFYYPRLKALPPIARVVLARLRQGPRAFSPPALGLGAGGNEVVGSLPDPETPLDCEVSLWSPWGLCAGPCGRPGAKSRTRYVRVRPANHGAPCPALEEEAPCDPDNCV, encoded by the exons ATGGGAGCCCCGCGTCCGGTGTTCCCCTGGGGGGCCGCCCTCTGGGCCTTCCTCTTGGCCTCGCTGGGCGGCGCGGCCGGCCAGCCACTGGGGGCAGAGCCCATGTGCACGGCCCAGCCCCTGGCCAGGTACAGCGTCACCTTCACGGGCAAGTGGAGCCAGGCGTCCTTCCCCAAGCAGTACCCGCTGTTCCGCCCGCCCGCACAGTGGTCCTCCCTGCTGG GGGCAGCGCACAGCTCGGACTACAGCCTGTGGCGGAAGGACCAGTACGTGAGCAACGGGCTGCGCGAGTTCGCGGAGAGGGGCGAGGCCTGGGCGCTGATGCGGGAGATGGAGGCAGCGGGGGAGCGGCTGCAAAGCGTGCACGGCGTGTTTTCCGCCCCCGCCGTGCCCAGCGGCACCGGGCAGACGTCCGCGGAGCTCGAGGCCCACGCCAGGCACTCGCTG GTGTCCTTCGTGGTCCGCATCGTGCCCAGCCCCGACTGGTTCGTGGGCGTCGACAGCCTGGACCTGTGTGACAGAGGCAGCTGGCGGGAGCAGGTGGCCGTGGACCTGTACCCCTACGACGCCGGGACCGACAGCGGCTTCACTTTCTCGTCTCCCAACTTCGCCACCGTCCCACAGGACACGGTGACAGAG ATCACGGCCTCCTCTCCCAGCCACCCCGCCAACTCCTTCTACTATCCGAGGCTGAAGGCGCTGCCCCCCATCGCCAGAGTGGTGCTGGCGCGGCTCCGGCAGGGCCCCAGGGCCTTCAGCCCGCCCGCCCTGGGCCTGGGGGCCGGGGGCAACGAGGTCGTGGGCAGCCTTCCAG ACCCAGAGACGCCGCTGGACTGCGAGGTCTCGCTGTGGTCGCCCTGGGGGCTGTGCGCCGGGCCCTGCGGGCGGCCGGGGGCCAAGAGCAGGACGCGCTACGTGCGCGTGCGGCCGGCCAACCACGGGGCGCCCTGCccggccctggaggaggaggcgcCCTGCGACCCCGACAACTGCGTCTGA
- the SPON2 gene encoding spondin-2 isoform X2 translates to MGAPRPVFPWGAALWAFLLASLGGAAGQPLGAEPMCTAQPLARYSVTFTGKWSQASFPKQYPLFRPPAQWSSLLGAAHSSDYSLWRKDQYVSNGLREFAERGEAWALMREMEAAGERLQSVHGVFSAPAVPSGTGQTSAELEAHARHSLVSFVVRIVPSPDWFVGVDSLDLCDRGSWREQVAVDLYPYDAGTDSGFTFSSPNFATVPQDTVTEITASSPSHPANSFYYPRLKALPPIARVVLARLRQGPRAFSPPALGLGAGGNEVVGSLPETLERKCPPRRLTPGGMPVT, encoded by the exons ATGGGAGCCCCGCGTCCGGTGTTCCCCTGGGGGGCCGCCCTCTGGGCCTTCCTCTTGGCCTCGCTGGGCGGCGCGGCCGGCCAGCCACTGGGGGCAGAGCCCATGTGCACGGCCCAGCCCCTGGCCAGGTACAGCGTCACCTTCACGGGCAAGTGGAGCCAGGCGTCCTTCCCCAAGCAGTACCCGCTGTTCCGCCCGCCCGCACAGTGGTCCTCCCTGCTGG GGGCAGCGCACAGCTCGGACTACAGCCTGTGGCGGAAGGACCAGTACGTGAGCAACGGGCTGCGCGAGTTCGCGGAGAGGGGCGAGGCCTGGGCGCTGATGCGGGAGATGGAGGCAGCGGGGGAGCGGCTGCAAAGCGTGCACGGCGTGTTTTCCGCCCCCGCCGTGCCCAGCGGCACCGGGCAGACGTCCGCGGAGCTCGAGGCCCACGCCAGGCACTCGCTG GTGTCCTTCGTGGTCCGCATCGTGCCCAGCCCCGACTGGTTCGTGGGCGTCGACAGCCTGGACCTGTGTGACAGAGGCAGCTGGCGGGAGCAGGTGGCCGTGGACCTGTACCCCTACGACGCCGGGACCGACAGCGGCTTCACTTTCTCGTCTCCCAACTTCGCCACCGTCCCACAGGACACGGTGACAGAG ATCACGGCCTCCTCTCCCAGCCACCCCGCCAACTCCTTCTACTATCCGAGGCTGAAGGCGCTGCCCCCCATCGCCAGAGTGGTGCTGGCGCGGCTCCGGCAGGGCCCCAGGGCCTTCAGCCCGCCCGCCCTGGGCCTGGGGGCCGGGGGCAACGAGGTCGTGGGCAGCCTTCCAG AGACCCTTGAAAGGAAGTGTCCGCCCCGCAGACTGACCCCAGGGGGAATGCCTGTGACCTGA